A DNA window from Aureibaculum sp. 2308TA14-22 contains the following coding sequences:
- a CDS encoding F0F1 ATP synthase subunit epsilon, which yields MKLEIVSPEAIIFNADVDSVTVPGINGEFQMLENHAPIVSLLTEGQIKIHTHNQEHKEFDELTGKLTKHPDDDKVLVYPITSGTIELKDNNVIILAD from the coding sequence ATGAAATTAGAAATAGTTAGCCCAGAAGCAATTATATTTAATGCTGATGTTGATTCGGTTACTGTACCGGGAATAAATGGTGAATTTCAAATGCTTGAAAATCATGCCCCAATAGTTTCTCTATTGACTGAAGGACAGATTAAAATTCATACACATAATCAGGAACATAAAGAATTTGACGAGTTGACTGGAAAGTTAACAAAACATCCTGATGATGATAAAGTTTTAGTATATCCAATTACTTCAGGTACTATTGAATTAAAAGATAACAACGTAATTATTTTGGCAGATTAA
- the atpD gene encoding F0F1 ATP synthase subunit beta encodes MAKVTGKVAQIIGPVIDVEFSTDSDLPRIHDSLEIYREDGSILVLEVEQHVGQDTVRCIAMDSTDGLSRGYEVIATGNPIQMPIGDDIYGRLFNVTGNAIDGLGDLPKEGKDGLSIHREAPKFEDLSTATEVLFTGIKVIDLIEPYAKGGKIGLFGGAGVGKTVLIQELINNIAKGHGGLSVFAGVGERTREGNDLLREMLESGIIRYGDDFMHSMEEGGWDLSKVDKKGMKESKATFVFGQMNEPPGARARVALSGLTIAEYFRDGAGDGQGKDVLFFVDNIFRFTQAGSEVSALLGRMPSAVGYQPTLATEMGAMQERITSTKTGSITSVQAVYVPADDLTDPAPATTFAHLDATTVLSRKIAELGIYPAVDPLDSTSRILNVETLGQEHYDCAQNVKELLQRYKELQDIIAILGMEELSEEDKLVVHRARRAQRFLSQPFHVAEQFTGIPGVLVDIKDTIKGFNMIMNGELDHLPESAFNLKGSIQEAIEAGEKMLAEA; translated from the coding sequence ATGGCTAAAGTTACAGGTAAAGTTGCTCAAATTATTGGTCCGGTAATAGATGTTGAATTCTCAACCGATTCTGACCTTCCTAGAATTCATGACTCTTTAGAGATATACAGAGAAGATGGTTCTATACTAGTTTTAGAGGTAGAACAGCATGTTGGACAAGACACAGTGCGTTGTATTGCAATGGATTCTACGGATGGTTTAAGTAGAGGTTATGAAGTTATTGCAACGGGTAACCCAATTCAAATGCCTATTGGCGATGATATTTATGGACGATTGTTTAATGTAACCGGAAATGCTATTGACGGATTAGGTGATTTACCTAAAGAAGGAAAAGATGGTTTATCAATTCACCGTGAGGCCCCAAAATTTGAAGATTTATCTACTGCAACGGAAGTTTTATTTACAGGAATCAAAGTAATTGACCTTATTGAACCTTATGCCAAAGGTGGAAAAATTGGATTATTTGGTGGAGCAGGAGTTGGTAAAACCGTATTGATTCAAGAACTGATTAATAATATTGCCAAAGGTCATGGTGGTCTTTCAGTTTTTGCAGGAGTTGGAGAAAGAACTAGAGAAGGGAATGATCTACTTCGTGAGATGTTAGAGTCTGGTATTATAAGATATGGTGATGATTTTATGCACTCTATGGAAGAAGGCGGATGGGATTTATCTAAAGTAGATAAAAAAGGAATGAAAGAATCAAAAGCAACGTTTGTTTTTGGTCAGATGAACGAACCTCCTGGAGCTCGTGCTCGTGTTGCCTTATCTGGTTTAACCATTGCCGAGTATTTCCGTGATGGAGCAGGAGATGGTCAAGGTAAAGATGTGCTTTTCTTTGTAGATAATATTTTCCGTTTTACACAAGCGGGTTCTGAGGTTTCGGCTTTATTAGGTCGTATGCCATCTGCGGTAGGTTATCAACCCACCTTAGCTACCGAAATGGGAGCTATGCAAGAGCGTATTACTTCAACTAAAACAGGTTCTATTACTTCTGTACAAGCGGTTTATGTACCTGCAGATGATTTAACAGATCCAGCTCCAGCTACAACTTTTGCTCACTTAGATGCAACTACAGTATTATCTCGTAAAATTGCTGAGTTAGGTATTTACCCTGCGGTTGATCCATTAGATTCTACATCTAGAATTTTAAATGTTGAAACCTTAGGTCAAGAGCATTATGATTGTGCTCAAAATGTAAAAGAGTTATTGCAACGTTATAAAGAATTGCAAGATATCATCGCTATTTTAGGAATGGAAGAATTGAGCGAGGAGGATAAATTGGTTGTACACAGAGCACGTAGGGCTCAACGTTTCTTATCACAACCTTTCCACGTAGCAGAGCAATTTACAGGTATTCCAGGTGTATTAGTTGATATTAAAGATACTATTAAAGGATTTAATATGATTATGAATGGTGAGTTAGATCATTTACCAGAATCAGCCTTTAACTTAAAAGGATCAATTCAAGAAGCAATTGAAGCTGGTGAGAAAATGCTAGCAGAAGCCTAG
- a CDS encoding G-D-S-L family lipolytic protein has translation MNTKYIWLLLILFGFTACNDIDDVLADNNVETPEEVVLPNLTAGSANFSTFVAVGNSLTAGYTDAALFKIGQENSLSNILAQKFAMAGGGNFSQPLTNDNIGGLLLGGNPIASPRLFFNGAGPAVLPAAPTTEVSAVVAGPYNNMGVPGAKSFHLLANGYGNIQGLPNMANPYFVRMASSPNASVLEDAMAQNPTFFSLWIGNNDVLGYATTGGDGSNPITDQGTFDFAISTLVTSLSSGGAGGVVANIPDVTSIPHFTTVPYNPLDPTNPAFGPQIPTLNATFAALNGAFDFLKVPERKVVFATDAASAVLIHDESLPNISVQLAAVLQAGGLDPVTAGIYANQFGQSRQATADDLLVLPSSSVIATVNTEYYTQLVTAGVPMETAGQLAVNGITYPLRDKWVLLPSEQAEIKTATDAFNATISNAASQAGLAFVDANALMNQLADTGLSYGDYSITANLVTGGVFSLDGVHPTARGYAFLANEFMKAIDAKYGSNFEEAGAMTKAGDYPTNYSPALQ, from the coding sequence ATGAATACTAAATATATATGGTTGTTACTAATCCTTTTCGGATTTACAGCTTGTAACGATATTGACGATGTTTTAGCGGACAATAATGTTGAAACTCCTGAAGAAGTTGTACTGCCTAACCTAACAGCTGGTTCGGCAAATTTTTCAACTTTTGTTGCAGTTGGTAACTCTTTAACCGCTGGTTATACTGATGCAGCTTTATTTAAGATAGGTCAAGAAAATTCTTTATCTAATATTTTAGCACAAAAATTTGCAATGGCAGGTGGAGGTAATTTCTCACAACCTTTAACAAATGATAATATTGGTGGTTTGTTATTAGGTGGTAATCCAATTGCAAGCCCTAGACTTTTCTTTAACGGTGCTGGTCCGGCAGTTTTACCGGCTGCACCCACAACTGAAGTCTCTGCTGTAGTGGCTGGTCCTTATAATAATATGGGTGTGCCTGGTGCAAAAAGTTTTCATTTATTGGCCAATGGTTATGGTAACATTCAAGGATTGCCAAACATGGCAAATCCATATTTTGTAAGAATGGCTTCTAGTCCTAATGCAAGTGTGCTAGAAGATGCTATGGCTCAAAACCCTACTTTCTTTTCACTATGGATTGGGAATAATGACGTTTTAGGTTATGCTACAACTGGAGGTGATGGTTCAAACCCGATTACGGATCAAGGAACGTTTGATTTTGCTATAAGTACTTTAGTTACTTCACTTTCTTCAGGTGGTGCTGGCGGTGTTGTAGCTAACATTCCTGATGTAACCTCTATACCTCATTTTACAACTGTTCCTTATAATCCATTAGACCCCACAAATCCAGCTTTTGGACCTCAAATACCTACGTTGAATGCGACTTTTGCGGCATTGAATGGAGCATTTGATTTTTTAAAAGTACCAGAGCGTAAAGTTGTTTTTGCAACAGATGCTGCAAGTGCTGTGCTTATACATGATGAGTCTTTGCCAAATATATCGGTTCAATTGGCTGCAGTATTACAAGCCGGGGGTTTAGATCCAGTTACAGCTGGTATTTATGCAAATCAATTTGGGCAATCAAGACAGGCTACAGCAGATGATTTATTAGTATTGCCAAGTTCAAGCGTTATAGCTACGGTTAATACTGAATATTACACACAATTGGTTACTGCTGGAGTTCCTATGGAAACAGCTGGTCAATTGGCAGTAAATGGAATAACATATCCATTAAGAGATAAGTGGGTGTTGTTACCAAGCGAACAAGCAGAAATTAAAACAGCAACGGATGCATTTAACGCAACAATTAGTAATGCTGCAAGCCAAGCAGGTTTGGCTTTTGTTGACGCTAATGCATTAATGAACCAGTTGGCAGATACTGGATTGTCTTATGGAGATTATAGCATTACAGCAAACCTAGTTACAGGAGGTGTATTTTCTTTAGATGGTGTGCACCCAACAGCTAGAGGGTATGCATTTTTAGCTAATGAGTTCATGAAAGCAATCGATGCTAAATACGGTTCAAATTTTGAAGAGGCAGGAGCCATGACTAAGGCTGGAGATTATCCGACTAATTATAGCCCTGCATTACAATAG
- a CDS encoding TonB-dependent receptor — MIKYLAFVFTFFLVFTVSAQTIVSGKVMDSNGEPIPGANIIVVGTTIGTSSDFDGLYKLTVDQEPPFSIQASFLGLQSVTSEVTSNPQTLDFTLVEGNELDEVVISASRTPERIFESPVTVERMGVRDIKTTASADFYEGLENLKGVDVNTNSLTFKSVNTRGFATFANNRFMQLVDGMDNSTPALNFPIGNLVGMVETDVASVELLPGASSALYGANAFNGILFMRSKNPFDHQGISVSMKTGITSQEAAGDNAYNDFGIRAAYKFSEKFAAKINFGYLKGTDWAAASDVDKTTVGGTRADLNYDGLNIYGDEVSTNINGVAKTLESLGVLPAGANALVPSVVVSRTGYKESDLTDYNAESVKADWGLYYRPIEGNSLELSYVGKVGTGSTIYQGTNRYNIDDFFQEQHKLEIRNDNFFLRGYVVADRAGDSYDMVFTGININRAWKDDNTWFGEYAGTFVQATLGGATEDQAHAAARAQAESGRYAPGSPEFKAAFNRSIADPNLSTGSKFQDASKYYHSDANYNFSHLIDFADIQVGGSYRKYSLNSSGTIYTDADGPIDYSEYGVYTQIQKGFELGESSELKITGSARYDKSEFFDGFVSPRLSLGLTVNRNHNIRASVQTGFRNPTTQDLFIGLDAGRAILVGAAPANLDRYSRDFTVSGGGQALGVPATITQTGAVAYNNSFTASSVQALAATGNPAVLEVANPSLVKPEQVTSAEIGYRAKISRVTVDLSAYYNEYKDFISQEVVISPYYGTVGDNTLSVAAIANDDFQAYSTYTNSKAPVSSYGGSIGLTAKIFGNFELGGSYTYAKLDFDKDKYPDFTTNFNTPEHKFKATFGNNELFKNVGFNVAYRFSDDYYWEATFGNGVVPEFHTLDAQINFRVPSMKSTFKLGGTNLLGDEYFTAYGTGFIGSQYYLSWTINN, encoded by the coding sequence ATGATTAAATATCTAGCATTTGTATTTACTTTTTTTCTAGTTTTTACAGTTAGTGCACAAACCATTGTCTCAGGAAAAGTGATGGATTCAAATGGAGAACCAATACCAGGGGCTAATATTATTGTGGTCGGTACTACCATTGGTACGTCTTCGGATTTTGACGGTCTTTACAAGTTGACCGTAGATCAGGAACCTCCTTTTTCAATTCAGGCAAGTTTTTTAGGATTACAATCGGTTACTTCAGAAGTAACCAGCAATCCACAAACATTAGATTTTACGCTTGTAGAAGGAAATGAGTTAGATGAGGTGGTAATCTCAGCTTCTCGTACTCCTGAAAGAATTTTTGAATCACCTGTAACCGTAGAAAGAATGGGTGTAAGAGATATTAAAACAACAGCATCTGCCGATTTTTATGAAGGTTTAGAAAACTTAAAGGGTGTAGATGTAAACACCAATAGTTTAACCTTTAAATCGGTTAATACAAGGGGTTTTGCCACTTTTGCTAATAATAGATTTATGCAATTGGTGGATGGTATGGACAATTCAACTCCTGCGTTAAATTTCCCGATTGGAAATTTAGTAGGTATGGTTGAAACAGACGTAGCGAGCGTTGAATTACTGCCAGGTGCTTCTTCAGCATTGTATGGAGCAAATGCCTTTAACGGAATTCTATTTATGCGTAGTAAAAACCCATTTGATCATCAAGGTATTAGCGTATCTATGAAAACAGGTATAACTTCTCAAGAAGCTGCTGGTGATAACGCTTATAATGATTTTGGTATTAGGGCAGCCTATAAATTTAGTGAAAAGTTTGCAGCAAAAATTAATTTTGGTTACTTAAAAGGAACAGATTGGGCAGCTGCGAGCGATGTAGATAAAACTACTGTTGGCGGTACTAGGGCTGATTTGAATTATGATGGCCTTAATATATACGGTGATGAGGTTTCAACAAATATAAATGGTGTTGCTAAAACGTTAGAGAGCTTAGGCGTTTTGCCAGCCGGAGCAAATGCTTTAGTGCCATCTGTTGTTGTGAGTAGAACAGGATATAAAGAAAGTGACTTAACCGATTATAATGCCGAAAGTGTGAAAGCAGATTGGGGTCTTTATTATAGACCAATAGAAGGTAATAGTTTAGAACTTTCGTATGTTGGTAAAGTAGGAACAGGTTCCACAATTTACCAAGGAACTAATCGATACAATATTGATGACTTTTTTCAAGAGCAGCATAAATTAGAAATTAGAAATGATAATTTCTTTTTAAGAGGTTATGTAGTTGCTGATAGAGCAGGTGATTCTTATGATATGGTCTTTACAGGTATAAATATTAATAGAGCTTGGAAAGATGACAACACTTGGTTTGGTGAATACGCGGGTACGTTTGTGCAAGCAACATTGGGCGGAGCCACAGAAGATCAGGCACATGCGGCAGCAAGGGCTCAAGCGGAATCGGGTCGTTATGCACCAGGATCTCCAGAGTTTAAAGCTGCATTTAATAGAAGTATAGCTGACCCTAATTTATCTACGGGTTCTAAATTTCAAGATGCTTCTAAATATTATCATTCAGATGCCAATTATAACTTTAGCCATTTAATAGATTTTGCAGATATTCAAGTTGGTGGCTCATACAGAAAGTATAGTTTAAACTCTTCTGGAACTATTTATACTGATGCCGATGGGCCAATCGATTATTCTGAATATGGTGTTTATACTCAAATTCAGAAAGGTTTTGAATTGGGTGAAAGTTCAGAGTTAAAAATAACAGGCTCTGCCCGTTATGATAAGTCAGAATTTTTTGATGGCTTCGTTTCTCCTAGATTATCTCTTGGTTTAACTGTAAATAGAAATCATAATATTAGAGCTTCTGTTCAAACAGGATTTAGAAACCCAACGACTCAGGATTTGTTTATTGGTTTAGATGCCGGTAGAGCGATTTTAGTTGGTGCGGCTCCTGCAAATTTAGATAGGTATTCTAGAGATTTTACTGTAAGTGGTGGAGGTCAAGCATTAGGAGTACCTGCAACAATTACACAAACTGGGGCGGTTGCTTATAATAATTCGTTTACAGCATCTTCTGTACAAGCGTTAGCAGCTACAGGAAATCCAGCGGTGTTAGAAGTTGCAAACCCATCCTTAGTAAAGCCAGAGCAAGTAACTTCTGCTGAAATAGGATATAGAGCTAAAATTAGTAGAGTAACTGTTGATTTAAGTGCTTATTATAACGAGTACAAAGATTTCATTTCTCAAGAAGTAGTAATATCACCATACTACGGTACTGTTGGTGATAACACATTGTCAGTTGCTGCTATAGCAAATGATGATTTTCAAGCATATAGTACTTATACGAATTCAAAAGCACCTGTTAGTTCTTATGGAGGTTCTATTGGGTTAACAGCTAAAATATTTGGTAATTTTGAATTAGGAGGTAGTTATACCTACGCGAAATTAGATTTTGATAAAGATAAATACCCAGACTTTACTACTAACTTTAATACTCCTGAGCATAAATTCAAAGCCACTTTTGGGAATAATGAACTGTTTAAAAACGTTGGATTTAATGTAGCATATAGATTTAGTGATGATTATTACTGGGAAGCCACTTTTGGAAATGGGGTAGTTCCAGAATTCCATACATTGGATGCACAGATTAACTTCAGAGTACCAAGTATGAAATCTACTTTTAAATTGGGCGGAACAAACCTATTGGGTGATGAATACTTTACGGCATACGGTACTGGATTTATAGGTTCCCAATACTATCTATCTTGGACAATAAATAACTAA
- a CDS encoding T9SS type A sorting domain-containing protein codes for MNQKLYAYFISTIGILLVCANGFAQEKKLWSKVNAIDNTEQLLETKTEIKKHQLFTLNINQLKNKLQFNSKSNKTSKIIEFPDVDGNFLKFKVHEKPLLHSELAKKFPSIKSYYGRGINDKSLSVHFTTTKLGLHAMIVSPEKGTMFIDPYTKNRKKYSVYYKKDAVTNKGFICSAVEEEITKTKNSFLKSASNDLKLRTFRLAIATTEEYSTFHVDAAGVGAGSTRTDSINAVLSAITVTMSRVNPIFERDVALTMQLVANNDQIIYLETDSGVDPYTNNNGSAMLIQNQNNIDNVIGTANYDIGHVFSTGGGGVANRASVCGSNKAKGVTGSSLPVGDSFDVDYVAHEMGHQFGANHTFNGTAGNCGNGNRNNTTAVEPGSGSTLMSYAGICGPQQNIQSNSDSYFSTISISEIFDNITNGASQCATVSNFTFNLHQPTANAGSNFTIPKSTPFVLKGLGSDADGDVLTYCWEQIDNEVNGIQIPPSSTQTQGAIFRSFTPTLEANRYFPNMQSLALGGSSTWEVLPSVSRTMDFALTVRDNVVGEGQAIVDNATITVNDAAGPFVVTSQNSTGITWVENDSKVITWDVAGTTANGINENNVNILLSLDGGLTFPTVLVSNTPNDGIESIIVPNTPSANVRIMVQAVSNIFFAINSENISIGNFQTTCTTYQSTDVPKSIPDANTAGVVSTINVPSNFLVSDVNISLDITHSWLWDLQIYLKAPNGTEILIYDRTCGSSGQQRRNINATFDDEASSVICNNAIPAISGNTKSQDLLSTFNSLSSLGNWQLKVVDNSHGDVGTINNWSIELCQTNQTVSVDDYGFNNFKVYPNPSDGKINLKLDAFNAEDVNVKLYDISGREVYSSTYPTIDSYFNKSINLHSLAKGVYFLKVTKGKAFGMKKVILY; via the coding sequence ATGAACCAGAAACTTTACGCTTATTTTATTTCAACCATAGGGATACTCTTGGTTTGTGCCAATGGATTCGCTCAAGAAAAAAAACTATGGTCAAAAGTTAATGCTATAGATAATACGGAGCAGTTGCTTGAGACTAAGACTGAAATAAAAAAGCACCAACTTTTTACTTTGAATATTAATCAGTTGAAAAACAAACTTCAGTTCAATTCTAAATCAAATAAAACTTCAAAAATTATTGAATTTCCTGATGTTGATGGAAATTTTTTAAAGTTTAAGGTTCATGAAAAACCCTTATTACATTCTGAATTGGCTAAAAAATTCCCATCTATAAAGTCTTATTATGGCAGAGGAATTAATGATAAATCACTAAGTGTTCATTTTACTACAACTAAATTGGGATTGCACGCAATGATAGTATCTCCAGAAAAAGGAACGATGTTTATTGATCCCTACACAAAAAATAGAAAAAAGTATAGTGTTTATTATAAGAAAGATGCTGTTACAAATAAGGGTTTTATATGCTCGGCGGTAGAAGAGGAAATAACAAAGACCAAAAACAGCTTTTTAAAAAGTGCTTCAAACGATTTAAAATTGAGAACATTTAGATTGGCCATTGCTACTACCGAAGAGTATTCAACTTTTCACGTTGATGCCGCAGGAGTAGGTGCTGGTAGTACGCGTACCGACTCCATTAACGCAGTACTGTCAGCCATAACGGTTACAATGAGTCGTGTAAACCCAATTTTTGAGCGTGATGTAGCCTTAACCATGCAATTAGTGGCTAATAACGACCAGATTATTTATTTGGAAACCGATTCAGGGGTTGATCCTTATACCAATAATAATGGTTCTGCTATGTTAATTCAGAATCAAAATAATATTGACAATGTTATTGGTACTGCCAATTATGATATTGGACATGTTTTTAGTACAGGCGGAGGAGGAGTTGCCAACAGAGCTTCGGTTTGTGGTAGCAATAAAGCCAAAGGTGTAACTGGATCCAGCCTACCTGTTGGCGATAGTTTTGATGTTGATTATGTTGCCCATGAAATGGGGCACCAATTTGGAGCAAACCATACCTTTAACGGTACTGCAGGTAATTGCGGTAATGGCAATAGAAATAATACTACGGCTGTTGAGCCAGGTAGTGGATCTACCTTAATGAGCTATGCTGGAATATGCGGTCCTCAACAAAATATACAGAGTAATAGTGATAGTTATTTTAGTACTATTAGTATTTCAGAAATATTTGATAATATAACCAATGGAGCATCTCAATGTGCCACAGTTTCAAATTTTACATTTAATTTACATCAACCTACTGCCAACGCGGGTAGCAATTTTACAATACCTAAATCAACACCTTTTGTTTTAAAAGGTCTAGGGTCAGATGCAGATGGAGATGTTTTAACCTATTGCTGGGAACAAATAGATAATGAAGTTAATGGTATTCAAATACCTCCTTCATCAACCCAGACACAAGGAGCAATTTTTCGTTCTTTTACCCCAACTTTAGAAGCAAATAGATATTTTCCTAACATGCAATCATTGGCTCTGGGCGGGTCTTCAACATGGGAAGTACTACCTAGTGTTTCTAGAACTATGGACTTTGCTTTAACCGTTAGGGATAATGTTGTGGGCGAAGGACAAGCTATTGTAGATAATGCTACCATAACAGTAAACGATGCCGCAGGTCCTTTTGTAGTTACTTCTCAAAATAGTACTGGAATTACTTGGGTAGAAAATGATAGTAAAGTTATTACTTGGGATGTTGCTGGTACTACCGCAAATGGAATTAATGAAAATAATGTCAACATCTTATTGTCATTAGATGGTGGGTTAACTTTTCCTACTGTCCTTGTCTCAAACACACCAAATGATGGTATTGAAAGTATTATTGTGCCAAATACGCCCTCAGCAAACGTTAGGATTATGGTACAAGCTGTGTCAAATATTTTCTTTGCTATAAATAGCGAAAATATATCCATTGGTAATTTTCAAACTACTTGTACAACGTATCAATCTACAGATGTACCCAAATCAATTCCTGATGCAAATACAGCAGGTGTGGTTTCAACCATTAATGTGCCGAGTAATTTTTTAGTCTCTGATGTAAATATATCGTTAGATATTACGCATTCTTGGTTGTGGGATTTACAAATTTATTTAAAAGCTCCCAACGGAACGGAAATATTAATTTATGATAGAACGTGTGGATCTTCAGGACAACAAAGACGAAACATCAATGCTACCTTTGATGATGAAGCCAGTTCAGTAATTTGTAATAATGCTATCCCCGCTATTTCGGGCAATACTAAATCACAAGATTTATTGTCTACATTTAATAGCCTTTCATCTTTAGGTAACTGGCAACTAAAAGTTGTCGATAATTCTCACGGAGATGTTGGTACAATAAATAATTGGTCAATAGAGCTGTGTCAAACTAATCAAACGGTTAGTGTAGATGATTATGGTTTCAATAACTTTAAGGTTTATCCTAACCCATCTGATGGAAAAATTAATTTAAAATTAGATGCATTTAATGCTGAAGATGTGAATGTTAAACTGTACGATATTAGTGGTAGAGAGGTCTATAGTTCTACTTACCCTACAATAGATTCCTACTTTAATAAGTCGATAAATTTACATTCTTTGGCAAAAGGAGTTTATTTTCTGAAGGTGACTAAAGGAAAAGCATTTGGCATGAAAAAAGTTATTCTATACTAA
- a CDS encoding bifunctional riboflavin kinase/FAD synthetase: MQIHHSTIEFTGKENTSIITIGTFDGVHIGHQEIIKKLVKQGRKNGYASVILTFFPHPRMVLQQGTDLKLLTTLNEKISLLEKTGLEHLVIEPFTKEFSRLTAVDFVRNILIKRLKLKKLVIGYDHHFGRNREGNFEQLQEYGSLYGFTVDEIPAQDIKNVSVSSTKIREALLEGDIQKANSFLGYEYLLTGTIVHGKGLGKKNNYPTININIKETYKLIPKPGVYVVKTILGKQHIFGIMNIGFRPTVNGKHQTIEVHLLDFNADLYGEIIQISIAHRLRDEQKFDSLENLFTQIKVDEKQARKLIETGQVSFS; encoded by the coding sequence GTGCAAATACACCATTCAACTATAGAATTTACTGGAAAAGAAAACACCTCAATTATCACGATTGGTACTTTTGACGGTGTTCATATTGGGCATCAAGAAATTATAAAAAAACTGGTAAAGCAAGGTCGAAAAAACGGTTACGCTTCGGTTATCCTTACTTTTTTTCCCCATCCTAGAATGGTCTTGCAACAAGGCACAGACTTAAAATTATTAACTACTTTAAACGAGAAAATTTCCTTATTGGAAAAAACAGGATTAGAGCATTTGGTTATTGAACCTTTTACAAAAGAATTTTCTAGGTTAACCGCAGTTGATTTTGTGAGAAACATTCTAATTAAAAGATTAAAACTAAAAAAATTGGTAATTGGTTACGACCATCATTTTGGTAGAAATAGGGAAGGTAATTTTGAACAATTGCAAGAATACGGTTCGCTTTATGGATTTACCGTTGATGAAATTCCCGCACAAGACATTAAGAATGTTTCTGTAAGCTCAACAAAAATCCGCGAAGCATTATTAGAAGGAGATATTCAAAAAGCAAATAGTTTTTTAGGTTATGAATATTTACTTACCGGAACTATTGTTCACGGCAAAGGTTTGGGCAAAAAAAATAATTATCCTACCATAAATATTAACATTAAAGAAACATACAAACTTATACCAAAGCCCGGGGTTTATGTAGTTAAAACCATTTTGGGCAAACAACATATTTTTGGCATTATGAATATTGGTTTCCGGCCCACGGTTAACGGAAAACATCAGACCATAGAGGTGCATTTACTGGATTTTAATGCAGACCTGTACGGCGAAATTATTCAAATATCCATTGCCCATCGCTTACGTGACGAGCAAAAATTTGATTCTTTAGAAAATTTGTTCACCCAGATTAAAGTTGATGAAAAGCAAGCTAGAAAATTGATTGAAACTGGCCAAGTTTCGTTTAGTTAA